One genomic segment of Linepithema humile isolate Giens D197 chromosome 5, Lhum_UNIL_v1.0, whole genome shotgun sequence includes these proteins:
- the LOC105670321 gene encoding uncharacterized protein, giving the protein MARLSNDVLRIVCANTSQENEKRLHEARIKNQGKNRAKQDLNKFFSKLNQTVETNSGKASDKSSPSCYNKNVTNCWYGPILRFPPGSWWGIRMDCSRDRVHDPFDVDIHEGPFGVVSVCTSHTNMNEDVDFGDYLTLTGKIYCEDQSSVDPFIHNYKNQIPLRLIRSYNLQNEIAPNTGYRYDGLYVIIACWIGEALDGTKYNKFALMRLADQEPPSWNSKTSEDSSARRVPLNKLNCPNTYDLRKSSYTSGICEKRKLSHSDNREDMSVVKSVLPIDVSRKSVPESSIVTRHVFKKTPNNVECTTSTSVSDRKTLTCLGASTTKTHSTNISIRMGLYESSHNTQDAKKNVSTMLHKPSKPIDIAVRSALDIEGVRSTPKEDSKPVGKIDTDRARINSWPGENVSYNGYIATDNTNEITCPLSKRRRNVYSQVALSSEHSHSVSSSLNGLDNDTDIIEHEEQLQNTEQSLNAQKLNLNGEPEVQKLNAEEHHETKNSIVTQGKITQSQDASEISSEPFCAQNIKSLDSLTPDKILNLINKEKHHPLSKLLIGNVIGLTTEEYAMMNATQATTPDSKNETPTSPKVNLKKRRKGEDNVKENVACLDNRRHCRYSKSKSISWKVKKQLDAGKLDKVLPDRQSCNDADDKCNNNARKNNRSGVSSENTEYLSPLRVQTSLQAIVQHTRSSYDIKTRLRSDRSAVLAKQEFSNSSIKKNRYKKQDREVANLSIDANFGPVTRGPRNRRLRCRNSAFTNKRYYNTFNAVLYSPSKRCKSSFQRKSKLTKVTRQRARDRQAKERYKVSSTLHANSKDIKNSMQKSKNLQSTASNNKSEDCNYNNNNSNNRKKEIVKVDDRNISKTSFDRCLRKKLAQTTVTLSQRAAQTSHINLHKKQAEKPNTTDAMTQCRLITENPEVYVIGQLDDQRAILKMEWDKLAKLKSESICGVVLDDRGSEIYQTVRLCPVAAFAEDKAAEFADSLQDTTSAFVPVNAFDSDLRIARLRSIGFKPILKPGSSQAAHDPEILQNTLVATSKVTKRDVAEEYDKYTNNEDNNMVVYLDDELQYQDIEEEDDESTLAANTSKKSKLKGMQSKVGSVFSETLPTRENLESPWHGWKKIVTNNRSYWIGW; this is encoded by the exons ATGGCTCGGCTGAGCAACGACGTCTTGAGGATTGTATGTGCAAATACAAGTCAGGAGAATGAGAAGAGGCTGCATGAGGCGCGAATTAAGAATCAG GGAAAGAATCGAGCTAAACAAGACTTGAACAAATTCTTTAGCAAACTCAATCAGACTGTGGAAACAAACTCAGGAAAAGCTTCAGATAAGTCGAGCCCATCATGTTACAACAAGAAT GTTACAAATTGCTGGTATGGTCCAATCTTGAGATTTCCACCTGGATCCTGGTGGGGTATACGCATGGATTGCTCCAGAGATCGCGTGCATGATCCCTTTGATGTTGATATACATGAAGGACCATTTGGAGTTGTCTCTGTTTGCACCTCGCACACTAACATGAATGAAGATGTGGATTTTGGCGATTATCTTACGCTAACTGGCAAGATATATTGCGAGGATCAATCCAGCGTTGATCCATTTATTcacaattacaaaaatcaaataccATTGAGATTAATTAGAAGTTACAATCTGCAAAATGAAATAGCGCCTAACACAGGATACAGATACGATGGACTCTACGTAATCATAGCCTGTTGGATAGGTGAAGCTTTGGATGGCACCAAATATAATAAGTTTGCCCTAATGCGTCTAGCTGATCAGGAGCCGCCAAGCTGGAACAGCAAAACCTCGGAAGATTCATCTGCGCGACGTGTTCCATTGAACAAATTGAACTGTCCGAATACGTACGACTTGAGAAAGTCTTCGTACACCAGCGGAATTTGTGAGAAGCGGAAACTCAGTCACAGTGATAATCGTGAAGATATGTCAGTTGTGAAAAGTGTACTGCCAATTGACGTCAGCAGGAAGTCTGTACCTGAAAGTTCCATTGTCACACGTCATGTCTTCAAAAAAACGCCAAATAACGTGGAATGTACGACGTCAACTTCTGTATCCGATCGAAAGACGTTAACGTGCCTTGGTGCGTCCACAACTAAAACTCACAGTACAAACATTTCGATACGTATGGGCCTGTACGAGTCGTCGCATAACACTCAAGATGCGAAGAAGAATGTCTCCACGATGTTGCACAAACCGTCCAAGCCGATCGACATCGCTGTCCGCTCGGCACTGGACATAGAGGGTGTTCGTTCAACACCAAAAGAGGACAGCAAACCTGTCGGGAAGATAGATACGGACAGGGCGCGAATTAATTCTTGGCCAGGTGAAAATGTATCATACAATGGTTACATTGCGACTGACAACACGAACGAAATCACTTGTCCATTGAGTAAACGTAGAAGAAATGTCTATTCGCAGGTCGCACTCTCATCGGAACATTCGCATTCCGTATCTTCGTCGCTAAACGGCCTCGATAATGACACAGATATTATTGAGCATGAAGAGCAGCTTCAAAATACCGAGCAATCTTTGAACGCacagaaattaaatcttaatgGTGAACCAGAAGTACAGAAATTAAATGCCGAAGAACACCATGAAACGAAGAATTCAATTGTGACGCAAGGAAAAATCACTCAGAGCCAAGATGCTTCGGAGATATCGAGCGAACCATTCTGTGCGCAAAACATAAAATCCTTGGACTCTCTAACGCCGGACAAAATCTTGAATCTGATTAACAAAGAGAAGCATCATCCTCTGTCGAAATTACTGATTGGCAATGTGATAGGATTGACGACCGAAGAATATGCAATGATGAATGCGACGCAAGCAACAACGCCAGATTCGAAGAACGAAACGCCTACGTCGCCAAAGGTGAATCTGAAGAAGAGACGCAAAGGGGAAGACAACGTGAAGGAGAATGTCGCGTGCTTGGACAACAGAAGACACTGTAGATATTCTAAATCTAAGAGTATATCGTGGAAAGTGAAGAAACAGCTGGACGCGGGAAAACTCGATAAAGTGCTGCCTGATCGGCAATCCTGCAACGATGCAGATGACAAGTGCAATAATAATGCGAGAAAGAACAATCGAAGTGGCGTGTCTAGCGAGAACACCGAGTATTTATCGCCGTTACGTGTACAAACCTCGCTTCAAGCTATTGTGCAACATACTCGTAGTTCGTATGACATAAAAACACGTCTGAGGTCTGACAGGAGCGCGGTATTGGCGAAGCAGGAGTTTTCTAATTCGTCGATCAAGAAGAACAGATACAAGAAGCAAGATAGAGAGGTCGCCAATTTGTCAATAGACGCTAATTTCGGTCCCGTAACACGCGGGCCTCGAAACAGGAGGTTACGATGCCGAAACAGCGCGTTCACGAACAAGAGATACTACAATACATTCAATGCTGTATTATATTCGCCTAGCAAGCGATGCAAGTCTAGTTTCCAGCGGAAGAGTAAGTTGACCAAAGTCACTCGTCAGCGTGCCAGGGACAGGCAAGCTAAGGAGCGATACAAGGTGTCTAGCACTCTACACGCAAATAGCaaagacattaaaaattcgatgcaaaaatcgaaaaatcttCAGAGTACCGCTAGCAACAATAAAAGTGAAGATTgcaattataacaataacaattctAACAATAGAAAGAAGGAGATAGTTAAGGTCGACGATCGCAATATTTCTAAGACTTCCTTCGACAGATGTCTTCGGAAGAAACTGGCGCAGACAACGGTCACCTTGTCGCAGCGCGCCGCTCAAACGTCGCACATAAACTTACACAAGAAACAAGCCGAGAAGCCCAACACGACGGACGCGATGACGCAATGTAGACTCATCACCGAGAATCCGGAAGTCTACGTTATCGGACAGCTGGACGATCAGAGGGCTATTCTGAAGATGGAGTGGGACAAGCTGGCGAAGCTGAAGTCGGAATCGATATGCGGCGTCGTACTGGACGATCGGGGCTCCGAAATTTACCAAACAGTGCGGCTCTGTCCCGTCGCTGCATTTGCGGAGGACAAGGCTGCCGAGTTCGCGGATTCCTTGCAGGACACAACGTCAGCCTTCGTACCTGTGAACGCTTTCGACAGCGATTTGCGGATTGCGCGACTCAGATCGATCGGATTCAAGCCTATACTCAAACCGGGATCTTCTCAAGCCGCCCACGACCCGGAGATCCTTCAAAATACACTCGTGGCCACAAGCAAAGTGACCAAGCGAGACGTTGCCGAAGAGTACGACAAGTATACGAATAACGAGGACAACAATATGGTGGTTTATTTGGACGACGAATTGCAGTATCAAGATATTGAAGAAGAGGACGACGAAAGCACGTTGGCGGCGAACACGTCGAAGAAATCGAAATTAAAGGGCATGCAATCGAAAGTCGGCAGCGTGTTTTCGGAAACGCTGCCGACGCGCGAAAACTTAGAATCTCCTTGGCATGGTTGGAAGAAGATCGTAACGAACAATCGATCGTATTGGATCGGTTGGTAG